A stretch of Bradyrhizobium sp. CCBAU 53338 DNA encodes these proteins:
- the araD gene encoding L-arabinonate dehydratase, with product MTRKKTPDQLRSARWFAPDDLRSFGHRSRAMQMGYAPEEWKDRPCIAIINTWSEAQPCHMHFKSRVDDVKRGILMAGGLPVELPALSLSESLLKPTTMLYRNLLAMEAEELLRSHPVDGVVLMGGCDKTTPALLLGATSMNIPAIYLPAGPMLRGNWKGKTLGSGSDGWKYWDERRAGKISDKDWLDIEAGIARSYGTCMTMGTASTMTAIAEAIGMTLPGASSIPAADANHIRMASECGRRIVEMVWEDLTPKTIQTRKAFENAIAVAMAMGCSTNAIIHLIAQARRAGQDIGLDDFEIASRKVPVIANVRPSGDAYLMEDFFYAGGLPALMGEIKQHLHLDCITVSGKTLGENIDGAEVHNADVIRSVANPIYKEGALAVLKGNLAPDGCVIKPSACAPRFLKHTGPALVFDDYPSMKKAVDDPDLDVTEDHILILRNAGPQGGPGMPEWGMLPIPTKLVKQGVRDMVRISDARMSGTSYGACILHVSPESYIGGPLALVQNGDRITLDVAARTINLDVPEAELDKRRAAWKQPERRFERGYGWMFTKHIKQANDGCDFDFLETDFGAPIGEPSIY from the coding sequence ATGACCAGGAAGAAGACACCCGACCAGCTCCGCAGCGCGCGCTGGTTCGCGCCCGACGACCTCCGTTCGTTCGGCCACCGTTCCCGTGCCATGCAGATGGGCTATGCGCCGGAGGAGTGGAAGGATCGGCCGTGCATCGCGATCATCAACACCTGGTCGGAGGCGCAGCCGTGTCACATGCACTTCAAGTCGCGCGTCGACGACGTCAAGCGCGGCATCCTGATGGCCGGCGGCCTGCCGGTCGAACTGCCGGCGCTGTCGCTGTCGGAATCGCTGCTCAAGCCGACCACCATGCTCTATCGCAATCTCCTGGCGATGGAAGCCGAGGAGCTGCTGCGCAGCCATCCCGTTGACGGCGTTGTGCTGATGGGCGGCTGCGACAAGACCACGCCGGCGCTGCTGCTGGGCGCGACCTCGATGAACATCCCGGCAATCTATCTGCCGGCGGGGCCGATGCTGCGCGGCAACTGGAAAGGCAAGACGCTCGGCTCCGGCTCCGATGGCTGGAAATATTGGGACGAGCGCCGCGCCGGAAAGATTTCCGACAAGGACTGGCTCGATATCGAAGCAGGCATCGCCCGCAGCTACGGCACCTGCATGACCATGGGCACGGCCTCGACCATGACCGCGATCGCCGAGGCGATCGGCATGACGCTGCCCGGCGCCTCCTCGATTCCCGCCGCGGATGCCAACCATATCCGCATGGCCAGTGAATGTGGCCGCCGCATCGTCGAGATGGTGTGGGAGGATCTGACGCCGAAGACGATCCAGACCCGCAAGGCGTTCGAGAATGCGATTGCGGTCGCAATGGCGATGGGCTGCTCGACCAACGCGATCATCCATCTGATCGCGCAGGCCCGCCGCGCCGGCCAGGACATCGGCCTCGATGATTTCGAGATCGCGAGCCGCAAGGTGCCTGTCATTGCCAACGTCCGTCCGAGCGGCGACGCCTATCTGATGGAGGATTTCTTCTATGCCGGCGGTCTGCCGGCGCTGATGGGCGAGATCAAGCAGCATCTGCATCTCGACTGCATCACTGTGTCAGGCAAGACACTTGGCGAGAACATCGACGGGGCCGAGGTGCATAATGCCGACGTGATCCGTTCCGTCGCCAATCCTATCTACAAGGAGGGTGCGCTTGCCGTGCTCAAGGGCAACCTCGCGCCCGACGGCTGCGTCATCAAGCCGTCCGCCTGCGCGCCGCGCTTCCTCAAGCACACCGGGCCTGCGCTGGTATTCGACGATTATCCCTCTATGAAGAAGGCTGTCGACGATCCCGATCTCGACGTGACCGAGGACCACATTCTCATCCTGCGCAATGCGGGGCCGCAGGGCGGCCCGGGCATGCCGGAATGGGGCATGCTGCCGATCCCGACCAAGCTCGTGAAGCAGGGCGTGCGCGACATGGTGCGTATCTCTGACGCGCGCATGAGCGGCACCAGCTACGGCGCCTGCATCCTGCACGTCTCGCCGGAATCCTACATCGGCGGACCGCTGGCGCTGGTGCAGAACGGCGACCGCATCACGCTCGACGTCGCCGCGCGCACCATCAATCTCGATGTGCCAGAGGCCGAGCTCGACAAGCGCCGCGCCGCCTGGAAGCAGCCCGAGCGTCGCTTCGAGCGCGGCTATGGCTGGATGTTCACCAAGCACATCAAGCAGGCCAATGACGGCTGCGACTTCGACTTCCTCGAGACCGATTTCGGCGCGCCGATCGGCGAGCCGTCGATCTATTAA
- a CDS encoding response regulator produces the protein MANILIVDDDPAVQLTIRLLLERAGHRVTVAGDGSKGLALFEGNRFDLLFLDIFMPGMDGLETMRHVRALQPAIPIVVISGRSITPDDFAEPDFLKMATKLGAVASLQKPFRADALLATVDRCLTSAQSSPPPHIDTGTGGR, from the coding sequence GTGGCCAACATCCTGATTGTGGATGACGACCCGGCCGTGCAGTTGACAATCCGGCTGCTGCTGGAGCGGGCCGGCCATCGCGTGACGGTCGCCGGCGACGGCAGCAAGGGGCTCGCCCTGTTCGAGGGCAACCGGTTCGACCTGTTGTTCCTCGACATCTTCATGCCCGGCATGGACGGGCTGGAAACGATGCGTCATGTCCGGGCCCTGCAACCGGCCATTCCGATCGTCGTCATCTCGGGCCGCTCGATCACGCCGGATGACTTTGCCGAGCCCGATTTCCTCAAGATGGCGACCAAGCTCGGCGCGGTCGCGAGCCTGCAAAAGCCGTTCCGAGCCGATGCGCTGCTGGCGACGGTCGACCGCTGCCTGACATCGGCGCAATCATCACCCCCTCCTCACATCGACACCGGTACCGGCGGCCGGTGA